One segment of Peromyscus leucopus breed LL Stock chromosome 5, UCI_PerLeu_2.1, whole genome shotgun sequence DNA contains the following:
- the LOC114702123 gene encoding LOW QUALITY PROTEIN: prolactin-6A1-like (The sequence of the model RefSeq protein was modified relative to this genomic sequence to represent the inferred CDS: inserted 1 base in 1 codon) produces the protein MDILGRFLLKETIGMLGSWKSTLHYIASXMEEAPNDIISRANNIEAKIKELTEAFKRIVNNIHPGFPESYVYPYWNGLASLQSPDEDTCFFALYNLFRCLTKDSRKVDFNLRLLMCQLVYKIDC, from the exons ATGGATATTTTGGGTAGATTCCTTCTGAAAGAGACGATCGGTATGTTGGGATCTTGGAAAAGCACTCTGCATTACATAGCAA GAATGGAAGAAGCCCCTAATGATATCATATCAAGAGCCAACAACATTGAAGCAAAAATCAAAGAACTTACAGAGGCTTTTAAGAGGATAGTGAACAAT ATTCATCCTGGATTCCCAGAAAGTTATGTGTACCCATACTGGAATGGACTGGCATCCTTGCAGTCACCTGATGAAGACACTTGCTTTTTTGCTTTGTATAACTTATTTCGGTGCCTGACAAAGGATTCACGTAAGGTTGACTTTAATCTTAGGCTCCTGATGTGCCAACTTGTCTATAAAATAGATTGTTAA
- the LOC114702114 gene encoding prolactin-6A1-like isoform X1 — protein sequence MRLTFIQPHSSGTLLVLLVSNLVLWENVASIRLCPSWDSSCHGTLKNMFDYALSLSSELQNQTVQMLHDFLQDIQYTPGRWYLDGAQSSCHTSTFAILLTEEETGQMQSALLLQEILTMLGAWNDPLSHAVTELSRMEEAPTAIIAKANIVDTAMRGLQEGIRRILGTVNPRFREVAEYPVWKGLASLQSPDEDLRVFAFHNLFQCLSRDSRKINGHLKLLKCRFVYDRDC from the exons CAGGGACACTCCTGGTGTTGCTGGTGTCAAACCTGGTCCTGTGGGAGAATGTGGCCTCTATACGTTTATGCCCCAGCTGGGATAGTTCCTGCCATGGGACCCTCAAGAACATGTTCGATTATGCCCTGAGtctgtcttctgaactccaaaACCAAACTGTGCAAATGTTACATGACTTT TTGCAGGATATACAATACACACCAGGCAGGTGGTACCTTGATGGGGCCCAAagcagctgtcacacttccacctTTGCTATTCTGCTAACGGAAGAGGAAACTGGACAGATGCAA AGTGCTTTACTTCTACAAGAGATACTCACTATGTTGGGAGCTTGGAATGATCCTCTGAGTCATGCAGTGACTGAGCTGAGTAGAATGGAAGAAGCCCCGACTGCAATCATAGCAAAAGCCAACATTGTAGATACAGCAATGAGGGGACTTCAAGAAGGCATTAGGAGAATACTTGGCACG GTGAATCCTAGATTCAGAGAAGTTGCAGAGTACCCTGTCTGGAAGGGACTGGCATCCTTGCAGTCACCTGATGAAGACCTTCGTGTTTTTGCTTTTCATAACCTGTTTCAGTGCCTGAGCAGAGACTCACGGAAGATTAATGGTCATCTAAAGCTCCTCAAGTGCCGGTTTGTCTATGACAGAGATTGTTAG
- the LOC114702114 gene encoding prolactin-6A1-like isoform X2 — protein sequence MRLTFIQPHSWTLLVLLVSNLVLWENVASIRLCPSWDSSCHGTLKNMFDYALSLSSELQNQTVQMLHDFLQDIQYTPGRWYLDGAQSSCHTSTFAILLTEEETGQMQSALLLQEILTMLGAWNDPLSHAVTELSRMEEAPTAIIAKANIVDTAMRGLQEGIRRILGTVNPRFREVAEYPVWKGLASLQSPDEDLRVFAFHNLFQCLSRDSRKINGHLKLLKCRFVYDRDC from the exons GGACACTCCTGGTGTTGCTGGTGTCAAACCTGGTCCTGTGGGAGAATGTGGCCTCTATACGTTTATGCCCCAGCTGGGATAGTTCCTGCCATGGGACCCTCAAGAACATGTTCGATTATGCCCTGAGtctgtcttctgaactccaaaACCAAACTGTGCAAATGTTACATGACTTT TTGCAGGATATACAATACACACCAGGCAGGTGGTACCTTGATGGGGCCCAAagcagctgtcacacttccacctTTGCTATTCTGCTAACGGAAGAGGAAACTGGACAGATGCAA AGTGCTTTACTTCTACAAGAGATACTCACTATGTTGGGAGCTTGGAATGATCCTCTGAGTCATGCAGTGACTGAGCTGAGTAGAATGGAAGAAGCCCCGACTGCAATCATAGCAAAAGCCAACATTGTAGATACAGCAATGAGGGGACTTCAAGAAGGCATTAGGAGAATACTTGGCACG GTGAATCCTAGATTCAGAGAAGTTGCAGAGTACCCTGTCTGGAAGGGACTGGCATCCTTGCAGTCACCTGATGAAGACCTTCGTGTTTTTGCTTTTCATAACCTGTTTCAGTGCCTGAGCAGAGACTCACGGAAGATTAATGGTCATCTAAAGCTCCTCAAGTGCCGGTTTGTCTATGACAGAGATTGTTAG